The following coding sequences are from one Arachis hypogaea cultivar Tifrunner chromosome 7, arahy.Tifrunner.gnm2.J5K5, whole genome shotgun sequence window:
- the LOC112701789 gene encoding E3 ubiquitin-protein ligase At4g11680 — protein MNSRCFLPQESLFINSGSMASFSSNSAAAAAEDSRVNSTRNRPLPRATPPSFLVQTAMRVSRARWFTFLRRVFHYQNGSRSNLGSNPFNTRTWMMMEFIALVVQIITITFTLAISKKERPVWPMRIWSAGYDIGCFLNLLLLYGRYRQICATQGDVLSFSDIEQQRNNEETSVYRISHLMNKCRTSLELFFAIWFVMGNVWVFDSRFGSFIQAPKLHVLCITLLAWNAICYSFPFLLFLLLCCCVPLASRLLGYNMNMGSSDKGASDDQISQLPSWRYKESHTKLELGNKDFEGSEKLINEDSECCICLAKYKDKEEVRQLPCSHVFHLKCVDQWLKIISCCPLCKQGLEK, from the exons ATGAATTCTAGGTGCTTCCTTCCACAAGAGTCCTTATTCATCAACTCTGGCAGCATGGCTTCATTTTCTTCAAATtctgcagcagcagcagcagaagatAGCAGGGTGAATAGTACCAGAAACCGGCCTCTTCCACGTGCCACCCCGCCTTCGTTTTTGGTTCAGACGGCGATGAGGGTATCGAGAGCAAGATGGTTTACCTTCTTGAGAAGAGTGTTCCATTACCAAAATGGATCAAGGTCAAACCTTGGCTCTAATCCTTTCAATACTAGAACATGGATGATGATGGAGTTTATAGCTTTAGTGGTTCAGATAATCACTATAACATTCACTTTGGCTATTTCAAAAAAGGAGAGGCCTGTTTGGCCTATGAGGATTTGGTCAGCTGGTTATGATATTGGTTGTTTTCTTAATCTGCTTCTACTTTATGGCCGGTACCGGCAAATTTGTGCAACTCAAGGAGATGTTCTTAGCTTTTCTGATATTGAACAGCAGAGAAACAATGAAGAAACCAG TGTATACAGGATTTCCCACTTGATGAACAAGTGCAGGACTTCACTTGAGcttttctttgcaatttggtTTGTGATGGGAAATGTTTGGGTCTTCGACTCACGTTTTGGATCCTTTATCCAAGCTCCAAAGCTCCATGTTCTTTGCATCACACTGCTTGCATGGAATGCAATATGCTACTCTTTCCCTTTCCTTCTGTTTCTGCTCCTGTGTTGCTGTGTGCCTCTAGCTAGCAGGCTCCTTGGCTACAACATGAACATGGGATCTTCGGACAAAGGAGCATCTGATGATCAAATCTCACAACTTCCAAGTTGGAGATACAAAGAATCACATACAAAGTTAGAGTTAGGCAACAAGGATTTCGAAGGCAGCGAGAAGTTGATCAACGAGGACTCA GAATGCTGTATTTGCTTAGCCAAGtataaagataaagaagaagtTAGACAATTGCCATGTTCCCATGTGTTCCACCTTAAATGTGTGGATCAATGGCTAAAAATCATATCATGTTGTCCTCTTTGCAAACAAGGACTAGAGAAGTAG